The Christiangramia flava JLT2011 genome has a segment encoding these proteins:
- the acs gene encoding acetate--CoA ligase, with amino-acid sequence MSNYHIKNLEEYFQVYRKSVREPENFWQEIAEEHFVWRQKWDKVLDWDFSKPEVKWFENAKLNITENCIDRHLLTKGDRPAIIWEPNDNQEEALKITYKELHKKVNQFANVLKDHGIQKGDRVCIYLPMIPELAYAVLACARIGAIHSVVFAGFSASALATRTLDADCKMMITADGSYRGDKTIDLKGIVDKALDQCPDVETVLVVKRIESEISMKEGRDHWLQPLMEAASDECEPEIMDAEDPLFILYTSGSTGKPKGMLHTTGGYMVYTAYTFKNIFNYQNNDVYWCTADIGWITGHSYIVYGPLANGATTLMFEGVPSYPDYGRFWEVVEKHQVNQFYTAPTAIRALAKKNLDFVEKYDLSSLKVLGTVGEPINEEAWHWYDNNIGKSKSPIVDTWWQTETGGIMISPIPFATPTKPTFATLPFPGIQPALMDEEGKEIKGNQVDGRLCIKYPWPSMARTVWRDHDRYRDTYFSAFENKYFTGDGALRDEVGYYRITGRVDDVIIVSGHNLGTAPIEDAINEHPAVAESAIVGFPHDVKGNALYGFVILKEAGESRNQDNLRKEINQQIADKVGPIAKPDKIQFVEGLPKTRSGKIMRRILRKIASKDTSDLGDTSTLLNPEVVESIIEGTL; translated from the coding sequence ATGAGTAATTACCATATTAAAAACCTGGAGGAATATTTTCAGGTTTATCGCAAATCTGTACGAGAACCGGAAAACTTCTGGCAGGAGATCGCTGAAGAACACTTCGTTTGGAGACAAAAATGGGATAAAGTGCTGGATTGGGATTTTTCGAAGCCTGAAGTGAAGTGGTTCGAAAATGCCAAACTTAATATTACCGAGAACTGTATTGATCGCCATCTGTTAACAAAAGGAGATCGTCCTGCGATCATCTGGGAACCGAACGACAATCAAGAAGAAGCACTGAAGATCACGTATAAAGAATTGCATAAAAAAGTGAACCAGTTTGCCAATGTTCTCAAAGATCATGGTATTCAGAAGGGGGACCGGGTTTGTATTTACCTGCCCATGATCCCGGAACTTGCCTATGCGGTTCTTGCATGCGCCCGGATTGGAGCGATACATTCGGTTGTTTTTGCTGGGTTTTCAGCCTCAGCTTTGGCCACACGAACCTTAGATGCTGATTGTAAGATGATGATCACGGCAGATGGAAGTTATCGTGGGGATAAGACCATAGATTTGAAAGGAATTGTGGATAAAGCACTGGACCAATGTCCGGATGTGGAAACTGTCCTGGTCGTTAAAAGAATTGAGTCTGAAATTTCCATGAAAGAAGGCAGAGATCACTGGTTGCAACCGTTGATGGAGGCAGCTTCGGATGAATGCGAACCGGAAATCATGGATGCCGAAGACCCGTTATTTATTCTTTATACTTCAGGTTCTACCGGCAAACCGAAGGGAATGCTGCATACTACCGGAGGTTATATGGTCTACACCGCCTATACGTTTAAGAATATCTTCAACTATCAGAATAATGATGTGTACTGGTGTACTGCGGATATTGGCTGGATAACCGGTCATTCTTATATAGTTTACGGCCCGCTTGCAAATGGAGCCACCACCCTTATGTTTGAAGGGGTACCTTCCTATCCGGATTATGGTCGATTCTGGGAAGTGGTTGAAAAACATCAGGTGAATCAGTTTTATACCGCTCCTACCGCCATTCGAGCACTAGCAAAGAAAAACCTGGATTTCGTGGAAAAATACGATCTTTCTTCCCTGAAAGTCCTGGGAACCGTGGGAGAACCGATCAATGAAGAGGCCTGGCACTGGTACGATAATAATATAGGCAAAAGTAAAAGCCCCATTGTTGATACCTGGTGGCAAACCGAAACCGGAGGCATCATGATTTCACCTATTCCATTTGCCACTCCAACGAAACCAACTTTCGCAACTCTACCATTTCCGGGTATTCAACCGGCGCTGATGGATGAAGAAGGGAAAGAAATAAAAGGAAACCAGGTTGATGGGCGATTGTGTATCAAATATCCGTGGCCATCTATGGCGCGAACTGTGTGGCGTGATCATGACCGTTACCGAGATACCTATTTTTCGGCGTTTGAGAATAAATATTTCACCGGTGACGGAGCACTTCGGGATGAAGTGGGATATTACAGGATTACCGGAAGGGTGGACGATGTGATCATTGTTTCAGGACATAACCTGGGTACCGCACCAATTGAAGATGCGATCAATGAGCATCCGGCTGTGGCAGAATCAGCTATCGTAGGATTCCCGCACGATGTGAAAGGGAATGCCTTGTACGGTTTTGTGATCTTGAAGGAAGCGGGAGAATCCAGGAACCAGGATAACCTTCGCAAGGAGATCAACCAGCAGATCGCTGATAAAGTGGGACCAATTGCCAAACCAGATAAAATTCAGTTTGTAGAAGGACTTCCAAAAACCAGGAGCGGAAAGATCATGCGAAGAATTCTTCGGAAGATCGCTTCGAAAGACACTTCAGATCTTGGAGATACTTCTACTTTGCTGAACCCTGAAGTGGTGGAAAGTATAATTGAAGGAACACTTTAA